The following coding sequences are from one Rhinoraja longicauda isolate Sanriku21f chromosome 35, sRhiLon1.1, whole genome shotgun sequence window:
- the pcbd1 gene encoding pterin-4-alpha-carbinolamine dehydratase, with product MAGKAHILNPEQREQLLPNLRAVGWAEVEGRDAIYKEFVFKNFNQAFGFMTRAALQAEKMDHHPEWFNVYNKVHITLSTHECGGLSERDIKLATFMEEATVAQ from the exons GCAGGAAAGGCGCACATACTGAATCCCGAACAACGTGAACAGCTGCTGCCCAACCTCCGAGCAGTGGGCTGGGCTGAGGTCGAGGGCAGAGATGCAATTTATAAGGAGTTTGTCTTTAAAAACTTCAACCAG GCTTTTGGTTTCATGACAAGAGCGGCCTTGCAGGCAGAGAAAATGGATCACCACCCAGAATGGTTCAACGTTTATAACAAG GTCCACATAACTCTGAGCACACACGAGTGTGGCGGGCTCTCCGAGCGAGACATTAAACTGGCGACCTTCATGGAAGAGGCCACGGTTGCTCAGTGA